From the Bdellovibrio reynosensis genome, one window contains:
- the rpsI gene encoding 30S ribosomal protein S9, with amino-acid sequence MAAADKFYYATGRRKTSSARVFLKPGKGTITINGKKSDDYLSRMQSRMVIVQPLDLLGQLGKFDAKITVSGGGESGQAGAIRLGITRALIAFNAEFKGTLKKAGFVTRDPRMVERKKYGKAGARRRFQYSKR; translated from the coding sequence ATGGCAGCAGCAGATAAATTCTATTATGCAACTGGAAGAAGAAAAACGAGCTCTGCGCGCGTTTTCTTGAAGCCTGGTAAAGGCACTATCACAATCAACGGAAAAAAATCTGATGATTACTTGAGCCGTATGCAATCACGCATGGTGATCGTACAGCCTCTTGATCTATTGGGCCAACTTGGCAAGTTCGACGCTAAAATCACTGTTTCTGGTGGTGGTGAGTCTGGACAAGCTGGTGCAATCCGTTTGGGTATCACTCGCGCGTTGATCGCTTTCAATGCTGAGTTCAAAGGAACTCTTAAGAAAGCTGGATTCGTTACACGTGATCCTCGTATGGTTGAGCGTAAAAAATACGGTAAAGCCGGCGCTCGTCGTAGATTCCAATACTCTAAGCGTTAA
- the rplM gene encoding 50S ribosomal protein L13 — protein sequence MKTFNAKAEEVERKWWIVDAADQKVGRVATTIATILRGKNKAIYTPNVDTGDFVVVINTDKMELSGTKWDDKKYFRHSRFFGSLKEMTAAQAKQKDSTFIMHEAVRGMLPTNKLSRQIIMKMKTYPGAEHPHAAQKPALYTLPSKK from the coding sequence ATGAAAACTTTCAATGCAAAAGCAGAAGAAGTTGAAAGAAAATGGTGGATCGTTGATGCCGCTGACCAAAAGGTCGGTCGTGTAGCGACTACTATCGCAACAATCCTTCGTGGAAAAAACAAAGCTATCTACACTCCTAACGTTGATACTGGCGACTTCGTAGTTGTTATCAACACGGACAAGATGGAGCTTTCTGGAACTAAATGGGATGACAAAAAATATTTCCGTCACTCTCGTTTCTTCGGTTCTTTGAAAGAGATGACAGCAGCTCAAGCAAAACAGAAAGATTCTACTTTCATTATGCACGAAGCTGTTCGCGGAATGCTTCCAACAAACAAGCTTTCTCGTCAAATCATCATGAAAATGAAAACTTACCCTGGTGCTGAGCATCCTCATGCTGCTCAAAAGCCAGCTCTTTACACACTTCCTTCTAAGAAGTAA
- a CDS encoding trypsin-like serine peptidase: MNKKILPLVALLLLLSNSSYSQNSALNPLGNSEPSYGSLPVEMENFQWGLPGKYLRGQIFDGANYPQRTVGHLTTDNGNCSATLIGPKQVLTAAHCVFDDDNRTWATNIQFFPGRMGNRNLPYNPVGWKTIYIPREYYNLRKDYSFDYAVIILEVAVGDEVGWSGFDVHTTMKDHNVTLVGYPSDKEFGTMWKVTCPAEIAGTQWKFYCDTWPGMSGSGIKGIRASDGKEVIYGIYDWGTKIKAGNWDPNGGVIIDQDVYNRILSWKNELPKTFETASTESKETVVNFYARNSCYQEVNTWTYFQTKQNLSVQSDSWKPIQPGETRLLAVVDANSELHTFAKGRTLSWTGQKQMRAGDQYYNFKTYTFTGRDVIKRVYTRNLTCNSH, translated from the coding sequence ATGAATAAAAAAATCCTTCCATTGGTTGCCCTGTTACTTTTGCTGTCGAATTCTTCTTACTCCCAAAATTCTGCTTTGAACCCTTTAGGGAACTCCGAACCATCCTATGGATCTCTTCCAGTTGAAATGGAAAACTTTCAGTGGGGCCTACCAGGAAAATATTTGCGGGGGCAAATTTTTGATGGTGCCAACTATCCTCAAAGAACAGTGGGACATCTTACGACTGATAATGGCAACTGCTCTGCAACGCTCATCGGGCCAAAACAGGTGCTGACCGCGGCTCATTGCGTATTTGATGATGACAATCGGACCTGGGCTACAAACATTCAGTTCTTTCCAGGCCGAATGGGAAATCGAAACCTGCCCTATAATCCTGTGGGTTGGAAAACAATCTACATCCCTAGGGAATATTATAACCTTAGAAAAGACTATAGCTTTGATTATGCCGTAATAATTCTAGAAGTCGCTGTTGGAGACGAAGTAGGCTGGTCGGGATTTGATGTTCACACCACCATGAAGGATCACAATGTAACCCTAGTTGGTTATCCGTCAGACAAAGAATTTGGGACCATGTGGAAAGTAACATGCCCAGCTGAAATCGCCGGTACCCAATGGAAATTCTACTGCGACACATGGCCAGGCATGTCAGGAAGTGGCATCAAGGGGATTAGAGCAAGCGATGGCAAAGAAGTTATCTACGGTATTTATGACTGGGGAACCAAAATAAAAGCAGGAAACTGGGACCCGAATGGTGGAGTGATAATCGACCAAGATGTTTATAATCGAATTTTGTCCTGGAAAAATGAGTTGCCAAAAACTTTTGAGACAGCATCGACCGAAAGTAAGGAAACTGTTGTAAATTTTTATGCTCGGAACAGCTGTTACCAAGAAGTTAATACTTGGACGTATTTTCAAACTAAACAGAATCTTTCTGTTCAAAGTGATTCTTGGAAACCAATTCAACCCGGTGAAACACGACTGCTTGCGGTTGTTGACGCGAATTCTGAGCTACATACTTTTGCAAAAGGCAGAACACTTTCGTGGACCGGTCAAAAGCAGATGCGAGCCGGAGACCAATATTATAACTTCAAAACTTATACTTTTACCGGAAGAGACGTTATCAAGAGAGTTTATACGCGAAATTTGACTTGCAATAGCCATTAA
- the truA gene encoding tRNA pseudouridine(38-40) synthase TruA produces MNTKVRFTVAYDGTGFCGWQKQKPEDQISVAQVIEEALQKVFAEKIVLFASGRTDAGVHALNQVCHFTTSRKLDPAKKWDFAWALNSQLPASIVVKKAWIAPEEFHATLSATHKTYRYLLINQPRPSAHMNRYAAWERKPIELSHLQESSKFLIGEHDFKSFQSVGTPVKDTIREIYQAEWALRKPGVFQFTVTGSGFLKQMVRNIVGTALMIEKKGHSPEEMAKIIAAQDRKKAGPPAPAQGLYLMKVYYPEELNNQCVELFPN; encoded by the coding sequence ATGAATACAAAAGTGCGCTTCACGGTCGCCTATGATGGAACCGGCTTCTGCGGTTGGCAGAAACAAAAACCCGAAGACCAAATCTCTGTAGCTCAAGTTATCGAAGAAGCTTTACAGAAAGTCTTCGCTGAAAAGATCGTTTTGTTTGCGTCGGGCAGAACCGACGCGGGCGTGCACGCTTTAAATCAGGTCTGCCACTTTACTACTTCAAGAAAGTTAGATCCGGCTAAAAAATGGGATTTTGCCTGGGCTTTGAACTCTCAGTTGCCGGCCTCCATAGTAGTGAAAAAAGCTTGGATCGCTCCTGAAGAGTTCCATGCGACTTTGTCAGCGACTCACAAGACATATCGTTATTTGCTAATCAATCAACCTCGCCCCAGCGCCCATATGAACCGTTATGCGGCTTGGGAAAGAAAACCTATTGAGCTTTCCCACTTGCAGGAAAGTTCTAAGTTTCTGATTGGTGAACATGATTTCAAAAGCTTTCAGTCCGTCGGGACTCCGGTTAAGGACACCATCCGCGAAATTTATCAGGCTGAATGGGCCTTAAGAAAGCCAGGCGTATTTCAGTTTACTGTGACGGGAAGTGGGTTTTTAAAACAAATGGTGCGAAACATCGTTGGCACTGCTTTGATGATTGAAAAAAAAGGCCACTCCCCAGAAGAAATGGCTAAAATTATCGCTGCCCAAGATCGCAAGAAGGCTGGTCCCCCAGCCCCGGCTCAAGGGCTTTACCTGATGAAGGTTTATTACCCTGAAGAGCTTAACAATCAGTGTGTTGAACTGTTTCCAAATTAA
- a CDS encoding DUF4189 domain-containing protein → MKKLILSLMIMFSSSMAFAGWGAIAYDTVTGRYGYSYGWSTRAQAESTALSYCAATYCQLRVVGYNNYIALAVSKTYRTVWGVGYSTNRYEALYWSMYYCNSGTTSCRVLVNVRTN, encoded by the coding sequence ATGAAAAAACTGATTCTTTCACTGATGATCATGTTCAGTTCAAGTATGGCTTTTGCGGGCTGGGGAGCCATCGCCTATGATACGGTTACAGGCCGCTACGGATATTCATACGGATGGTCTACCCGTGCCCAGGCTGAAAGCACCGCGCTTTCTTATTGTGCTGCCACCTACTGCCAACTGCGTGTAGTCGGCTACAATAACTACATTGCCCTGGCGGTAAGCAAAACATATCGAACAGTTTGGGGAGTAGGCTACTCTACCAACCGGTATGAAGCTTTGTACTGGTCAATGTACTATTGTAACTCTGGTACGACTTCTTGCCGAGTTCTGGTCAACGTAAGAACAAATTAA